Proteins from one Gimesia maris genomic window:
- a CDS encoding aminotransferase class V-fold PLP-dependent enzyme — protein MSEQPLIYLDNAATSFPKPDSVYAAMDDYNRNIGAPVGRGAYRKSIELQSSIDQCRKQAAKLLGAARPEEIAFTFNGTDSLNTIIHGVLKPGDHVITSDVEHNSVLRPLQTLKNRWGLKITIIPADQTGLVEPTAFRDALQKNTRLVILNHASNVTGTIQPVNEVGEIARQADVLFLVDAAQTAGHLPLDVSSMPVDFLACPGHKGLLGPLGTGLVYLRAELADQVESLRQGGTGTRSEDETQPVTLPEKLESGNHNAPGLIGLRASIEYVLKQGVSTLRKHEQQLTAQLLDGFQQLNSFQLTGPQVVENRVGVVSLISETAEPQVLASILDENFGIQIRAGLHCAPRIHACIGSKAAGGTLRFSPGPFTTVEQIDTTISAMQDLAASF, from the coding sequence ATGAGTGAGCAGCCGTTGATTTACCTGGATAACGCAGCTACCAGCTTCCCCAAGCCAGATTCCGTCTATGCTGCGATGGATGATTACAATCGAAATATAGGGGCTCCCGTCGGTCGTGGAGCCTATCGGAAATCAATCGAACTGCAGTCTTCCATCGATCAATGTCGGAAGCAAGCAGCAAAATTGCTGGGGGCAGCACGTCCTGAAGAGATCGCCTTTACCTTCAACGGTACAGACAGCCTGAATACGATTATTCACGGCGTGTTGAAGCCCGGGGATCATGTCATCACTTCCGATGTGGAACACAATTCAGTACTCCGGCCTCTACAGACATTGAAAAACCGCTGGGGACTGAAGATCACAATCATTCCCGCAGATCAGACCGGACTGGTCGAACCGACGGCATTTCGGGATGCCCTCCAAAAAAACACGCGACTGGTGATTCTCAATCATGCTTCGAATGTAACGGGGACCATTCAACCCGTGAATGAAGTTGGAGAAATCGCACGCCAGGCGGATGTGCTCTTTCTGGTCGATGCCGCGCAGACAGCCGGCCATTTGCCTCTGGATGTGTCCAGCATGCCCGTCGATTTCCTGGCATGTCCCGGTCATAAAGGGTTGCTGGGCCCGCTGGGGACGGGACTGGTTTATCTGCGTGCAGAGCTGGCTGACCAGGTCGAGAGCCTGCGGCAGGGGGGGACCGGCACTCGCAGCGAAGATGAAACACAACCGGTCACTTTACCTGAAAAACTGGAATCAGGGAATCACAACGCTCCGGGGTTGATCGGATTGCGAGCTTCTATTGAATACGTACTCAAGCAGGGAGTCTCAACACTTCGAAAGCACGAGCAACAATTAACCGCACAGCTGCTGGACGGTTTTCAGCAACTCAACAGTTTCCAACTGACTGGACCCCAGGTCGTCGAAAACCGGGTGGGGGTGGTCAGCCTGATCAGTGAAACCGCTGAACCACAGGTGCTGGCTTCCATTCTGGATGAGAATTTCGGGATTCAGATTCGGGCAGGTCTACACTGTGCACCCCGTATTCATGCCTGTATCGGTTCAAAAGCAGCCGGAGGAACGCTCCGCTTCAGTCCCGGGCCTTTTACAACAGTGGAGCAAATTGACACAACGATCTCAGCGATGCAGGATCTGGCTGCATCTTTTTAA
- the moaA gene encoding GTP 3',8-cyclase MoaA, whose amino-acid sequence MEKLTQLIDTFGRVHNNLRISVTDRCNIRCFYCMPSEDVQFVHRSKIMSFEEIVRFIRLVVPLGVDKIRLTGGEPLVRKNIPELVKMIADIPGIKDIGITTNGILLPQQAQQLYDAGLRRINISLDALNAAKFKQITRRDDYDKVLAGIQSAHDAGFDPVKINAVSIRNLTEEEIVPFGKLARETGAEIRFIEFMPLDADNQWEREKVLFAHEIQEILSQGIMPLVPEEQPDKSAPASNFVFEDGVGRIGFISSISAPFCMSCNRFRLTADGKLRNCLFSLEETNIRELFHNNAPDEEIIAAVRSSITAKKEGHEINTARFIQPDRPMYSIGG is encoded by the coding sequence ATGGAAAAACTGACTCAATTGATTGATACATTTGGACGTGTGCATAACAACCTGCGCATCAGCGTCACAGACCGCTGCAATATTCGCTGTTTTTATTGTATGCCTTCCGAAGATGTGCAGTTCGTTCATCGCAGTAAGATTATGTCGTTTGAGGAAATCGTCCGCTTCATTCGCCTGGTGGTACCGCTGGGGGTCGACAAAATTCGTCTGACCGGCGGAGAGCCCCTGGTTCGAAAAAATATTCCCGAACTGGTGAAAATGATTGCCGACATTCCCGGAATTAAGGATATCGGCATTACCACCAATGGGATCCTGCTGCCCCAGCAGGCACAGCAGCTCTACGATGCCGGCTTGCGACGGATCAATATCAGCCTGGACGCGCTGAACGCCGCCAAGTTTAAACAGATCACACGCCGCGACGATTACGATAAAGTACTGGCCGGCATACAGTCTGCTCATGACGCCGGCTTTGATCCTGTGAAAATCAATGCGGTGTCCATCCGCAATCTGACGGAAGAAGAGATCGTCCCTTTCGGAAAGCTGGCCCGTGAAACAGGGGCCGAAATTCGCTTTATCGAATTCATGCCTCTGGATGCGGATAATCAGTGGGAACGCGAGAAAGTCCTGTTCGCCCATGAAATTCAGGAGATTCTTTCACAGGGGATTATGCCTCTGGTACCGGAGGAACAGCCTGATAAAAGTGCACCTGCTTCCAATTTTGTCTTCGAGGATGGCGTGGGACGGATCGGGTTCATCTCCTCAATCAGCGCCCCATTCTGCATGAGCTGTAATCGATTTCGGTTAACCGCCGACGGGAAGTTGCGCAACTGTCTGTTCAGCCTGGAGGAAACCAACATCCGTGAGCTGTTCCACAACAACGCTCCCGACGAAGAAATCATCGCGGCGGTACGCAGCAGCATTACCGCGAAAAAAGAAGGGCATGAAATCAACACAGCACGATTCATTCAACCCGATCGCCCGATGTATTCCATCGGCGGATGA
- a CDS encoding molybdenum cofactor biosynthesis protein MoaE, whose amino-acid sequence MKTDSISITDQPIDYAAITEQVRSNECGAVVLFMGTVREMTAGKQTVALDYEAYPEMADQMMQQLIDEARDQWDVHGIAIEHRVGHLTLGEISVAIAVSSAHRSEAFEAGRFLIDRLKEIVPIWKKENWSDGTTEWEHPEIKAK is encoded by the coding sequence ATGAAAACAGACTCCATTTCCATAACAGATCAACCCATCGACTACGCTGCCATCACTGAGCAGGTGCGTTCCAATGAATGTGGAGCCGTTGTCCTGTTTATGGGAACCGTACGTGAAATGACCGCAGGTAAACAGACTGTCGCATTAGACTATGAGGCCTACCCGGAAATGGCTGACCAGATGATGCAGCAGTTGATCGACGAAGCACGCGACCAGTGGGACGTCCACGGGATCGCCATTGAACATCGTGTCGGGCATCTGACGCTGGGAGAAATCAGTGTGGCCATCGCCGTCAGTTCCGCACATCGCAGTGAAGCCTTCGAAGCAGGACGTTTTCTGATTGACCGGCTCAAAGAGATTGTACCCATCTGGAAAAAGGAAAACTGGTCCGATGGCACAACCGAATGGGAGCATCCGGAAATCAAGGCAAAATAA
- a CDS encoding MoaD/ThiS family protein yields the protein MTVQQIQVRLFARARELANSDLISVEVGEGTTVACLRQAIAEQVPQLQPLSGQLLIAVDNAYAGEDQLLSASQEVACFPPVSGG from the coding sequence ATGACAGTCCAGCAGATTCAGGTCAGGTTATTTGCCCGGGCCCGCGAATTGGCAAACAGCGATTTGATCTCGGTTGAGGTGGGGGAAGGCACAACGGTCGCCTGCCTGCGACAGGCCATCGCCGAACAGGTTCCTCAGTTACAGCCATTAAGCGGGCAGCTTCTGATCGCCGTCGACAATGCCTACGCAGGTGAAGACCAGTTGCTGTCGGCTTCACAGGAAGTCGCCTGCTTCCCACCGGTCAGTGGTGGCTGA
- a CDS encoding anaerobic glycerol-3-phosphate dehydrogenase subunit C, with amino-acid sequence MDRQQQRIAEDLSSLIAGDVRCDPVALSIYASDASLYQVPPLCIAFPRDRNDLISIARYASEMNIPMIPRGAGTGLVGDAIGSGIVIDCARYMNAFELINDKLVHVQPGVVHAQLNRYLKTQGLYFPPDPSNTEVTTLGSMLAIDAAGSRAIRVGSTRDYINRLELILADGTCFEAGNESLSILNQPSPMGSGTSLLSEPTPEARGEHAKRTILSKLSKLLNDHAALIQEKQRSGIPNCSGYYLKGIKSRQNLNLARMLVGSEGTLALFSSALVHVSPLPAHRGVALLLFGDLASAIKAVQTIIHEQPSACDLLDRRLLSLARDADPRFASLISPAAEAALLVEQVGFSDAQVQQRLHNVILAVKNINSRVVVAMESHQSDEVDFLWSLPQKVVPSLSRLPGESRPQPFVEDIAVPPECLYEFSQKAQKVFQKHQITATLYAHAASGQIHLRPFLPALTDHNAPILETIARELYQTVFALNGTISGEHGDGLARTAFIRSQYGDLYRVFRQVKDIFDPHNLLNPGKIINDDPHVTIRNLRPVPEKFPELVELQLAWSPQELQEEASRCNGCGSCRRQDAGSRMCPVFRIAPDEEASPRAKANLFRGLLSGALHPNELSSAETKHLADTCFNCKQCQLDCPSTVNIPQMAIEAKAAYVSANGLDHTDWILSRAHSFGALGSTLSMAANWAINNTTTRWLMEKMMGIHRDRKLPFFSRRSFLRSVPKKYLKRPRPGSDPNLVIFFVDYYANYHDPELAHAMLAVLQHNQIPVYVPPQQLASGMAMVSAGDLIAARSFAQENIKILAEFAKEGHQIICTEPAAAICLKQEYPMLVPGEDSQVISEQVSEAGAFLWQLHEANRFRTDFGPLDLELDYHTPCHIKALSSRSALNSLLALIPELRVNTIEKGCSGMAGTYGLARDTFETSKQIGRELIDHMKITNVHAGVTECSSCKMQMEQESRIPTIHPLKLLALSYGLMPELGRALQPQKKKLVVS; translated from the coding sequence TTGGACCGTCAACAGCAACGAATTGCAGAAGATCTTTCCAGTCTGATTGCAGGTGATGTGCGATGCGATCCCGTTGCGTTGTCAATTTATGCCAGCGATGCCAGCCTGTATCAGGTTCCACCACTGTGTATTGCCTTTCCCCGTGATCGAAATGATCTGATCTCGATTGCCCGCTATGCCTCGGAGATGAATATTCCGATGATTCCACGCGGGGCAGGGACTGGCCTGGTCGGTGACGCCATCGGCAGCGGGATCGTCATCGACTGCGCACGCTATATGAATGCCTTTGAGTTGATCAATGATAAACTGGTCCATGTTCAGCCAGGTGTTGTGCACGCACAGTTGAATCGCTATCTGAAAACACAGGGACTCTATTTTCCCCCCGATCCCTCCAATACTGAAGTCACGACACTGGGCAGTATGCTGGCAATCGATGCCGCCGGCTCCAGGGCGATTCGCGTGGGCTCAACTCGCGACTATATCAATCGACTGGAATTGATCCTCGCAGATGGAACCTGCTTCGAAGCAGGAAATGAAAGCCTGTCGATTCTGAATCAGCCCTCTCCCATGGGGTCCGGAACGTCACTCCTGAGCGAGCCGACGCCGGAAGCGCGTGGCGAACACGCTAAACGTACGATTTTGAGTAAACTCTCCAAGCTGCTGAATGATCATGCCGCGTTAATTCAGGAGAAACAACGGTCCGGGATTCCCAACTGCAGCGGCTATTATCTCAAAGGGATTAAAAGTCGACAAAATTTGAATCTGGCACGCATGCTAGTTGGTTCGGAAGGCACGCTGGCTCTGTTCTCTTCCGCACTGGTGCATGTCTCCCCGTTACCCGCGCATCGGGGAGTGGCGCTCCTGCTGTTCGGGGATCTGGCCTCTGCCATTAAAGCTGTGCAGACCATTATTCACGAACAGCCTTCCGCCTGCGATCTTCTGGATCGGCGTCTGCTCTCCCTGGCCCGCGATGCAGATCCCCGCTTTGCTTCCCTGATCTCTCCTGCAGCCGAAGCGGCATTGCTGGTCGAACAGGTGGGTTTCAGTGATGCGCAGGTCCAGCAGCGACTGCATAATGTGATTCTCGCTGTGAAAAATATCAATTCCCGGGTGGTTGTCGCCATGGAATCCCATCAATCAGACGAAGTCGACTTCCTCTGGTCACTGCCGCAGAAAGTGGTCCCTTCCCTCAGTCGTCTTCCGGGTGAATCACGGCCTCAACCGTTTGTCGAAGATATCGCAGTGCCCCCCGAATGCCTGTACGAGTTCTCCCAAAAAGCCCAGAAAGTCTTTCAGAAGCATCAGATTACCGCAACTTTATATGCCCATGCCGCATCCGGGCAGATTCACCTGCGTCCCTTTTTACCGGCGCTGACCGATCATAATGCACCCATTCTGGAAACCATTGCCCGTGAACTCTACCAGACGGTCTTTGCCCTGAATGGAACAATCAGCGGCGAGCACGGTGACGGACTGGCACGCACCGCCTTCATTCGTTCTCAATATGGTGATCTGTATCGCGTGTTTCGACAGGTTAAAGATATTTTTGATCCGCATAATCTGCTGAACCCGGGCAAAATTATCAACGATGATCCGCATGTCACCATTCGTAATTTAAGACCGGTTCCTGAAAAGTTCCCCGAACTGGTCGAGCTTCAGCTCGCCTGGTCACCACAGGAACTGCAGGAAGAGGCGTCACGCTGTAATGGCTGTGGTTCCTGTCGACGCCAGGATGCCGGTTCCAGGATGTGTCCCGTCTTTCGAATTGCCCCGGACGAAGAAGCCTCTCCCCGTGCCAAAGCCAATCTCTTTCGCGGACTGCTCTCCGGTGCCCTGCATCCCAATGAACTCTCCTCAGCAGAAACCAAACATCTGGCAGACACCTGTTTCAACTGTAAGCAGTGCCAACTGGATTGTCCCTCAACCGTCAACATACCCCAGATGGCCATCGAGGCTAAAGCGGCTTATGTCTCTGCGAACGGTCTTGATCATACCGACTGGATCTTGTCACGGGCCCATTCATTCGGGGCATTGGGCAGTACACTTTCGATGGCGGCGAACTGGGCGATCAATAATACGACCACCCGCTGGCTCATGGAAAAAATGATGGGCATTCACCGGGACCGCAAGCTCCCTTTCTTTTCGCGGCGGTCATTCCTGAGATCGGTCCCCAAGAAATATCTGAAACGACCTCGACCCGGCAGTGATCCGAATCTGGTCATCTTTTTTGTCGACTATTATGCCAACTATCACGATCCGGAACTGGCACATGCAATGCTGGCGGTCCTGCAGCACAATCAGATTCCCGTGTATGTCCCTCCGCAGCAGCTGGCTTCCGGAATGGCGATGGTGTCCGCCGGCGATTTGATCGCGGCGCGCAGCTTTGCGCAAGAGAACATCAAAATTCTCGCGGAATTTGCCAAAGAAGGGCATCAGATTATCTGTACTGAACCAGCAGCAGCCATCTGTCTGAAGCAGGAGTACCCGATGCTGGTGCCCGGGGAAGACAGCCAGGTGATTTCCGAACAGGTCAGCGAAGCGGGAGCATTTCTCTGGCAGTTGCACGAAGCAAACCGTTTCAGGACTGATTTTGGACCACTGGATCTGGAGCTGGACTATCATACGCCCTGTCATATCAAGGCTTTATCGTCCCGTTCGGCTTTAAATTCGCTTCTCGCTTTGATTCCTGAGCTGAGGGTGAATACAATTGAAAAAGGCTGTTCGGGCATGGCCGGGACCTACGGGCTCGCCCGCGACACCTTTGAAACCTCCAAACAGATCGGTCGGGAGCTGATCGATCACATGAAAATAACAAACGTTCATGCGGGTGTGACTGAATGCAGCAGTTGCAAAATGCAGATGGAACAGGAAAGCCGGATTCCTACCATCCACCCTCTCAAACTACTGGCACTCTCTTACGGACTGATGCCTGAACTGGGACGGGCATTGCAGCCGCAAAAGAAAAAACTGGTAGTGTCATGA
- a CDS encoding alpha/beta hydrolase family protein yields MSKLVLFALFVSGICALNPENLSAAENVAEAKQKPAKLKLIKVKSSLDDSLQPSMFWAPASAKTTPTPLFVFLHSWSGNYKQNNAKWLQEAEQRGWIYLHPDFRGVNQQPEACGSRLARQDILDAIEYVIKHYNVDQSRIYLAGSSGGGHMTMLMAGHHPDRFSAASVWVGISDLAEWYRFHLKDGVPQNYARMILKSLTDKPGTSEEIDVQYRDRSPLFWIDNATELPLDLNAGVTDGQTGSVPFTHTINAFNVLAKQNQTAPVTEAEIEQLWNQGTLTNPQVSDQETDETYGREIHLRRKSGNARVTIFQGGHEGLPEPACEWLSKQSRDTSGFGK; encoded by the coding sequence ATGTCAAAACTTGTATTGTTCGCTCTCTTCGTATCCGGGATTTGCGCTTTGAATCCGGAAAACCTGTCAGCAGCGGAAAACGTCGCTGAGGCAAAACAGAAACCGGCAAAGCTGAAGCTCATCAAAGTCAAAAGCAGTCTGGATGACAGCTTGCAGCCTTCCATGTTCTGGGCGCCCGCTTCGGCAAAAACCACTCCGACACCACTGTTTGTCTTCCTGCATTCCTGGAGTGGCAATTATAAGCAGAACAATGCGAAGTGGCTGCAGGAAGCAGAACAGCGTGGCTGGATTTATCTGCATCCTGATTTTCGGGGCGTCAACCAGCAGCCCGAAGCCTGTGGATCCCGACTGGCGCGACAGGATATCCTGGACGCCATCGAATATGTCATCAAACACTACAACGTAGACCAGTCACGTATTTATCTGGCCGGTTCTTCGGGAGGCGGACACATGACAATGCTGATGGCCGGTCATCACCCTGATCGTTTCTCAGCCGCTTCCGTCTGGGTGGGCATCAGTGATCTGGCAGAGTGGTATCGATTTCACCTGAAAGATGGTGTGCCCCAGAATTATGCCCGCATGATTTTAAAATCGTTGACTGACAAGCCGGGTACTTCAGAGGAGATCGATGTGCAGTACCGCGATCGTTCTCCTTTATTCTGGATCGACAATGCTACGGAATTACCCCTTGATCTCAATGCCGGTGTGACGGATGGCCAGACCGGTTCCGTTCCTTTCACGCATACAATTAATGCCTTTAATGTTCTGGCGAAACAGAACCAGACAGCCCCTGTGACTGAGGCTGAAATAGAGCAGCTGTGGAATCAGGGCACACTGACAAATCCTCAAGTCTCCGATCAGGAGACCGATGAAACTTATGGACGCGAAATTCATCTCCGACGTAAATCGGGCAATGCACGCGTCACGATTTTCCAGGGAGGTCATGAAGGCTTACCGGAACCTGCCTGCGAATGGCTGTCGAAACAGTCACGCGACACTTCTGGCTTCGGTAAGTAA
- the mazG gene encoding nucleoside triphosphate pyrophosphohydrolase gives MTESDYQSQPAGPTGAGDPLPGIPPDYSILTPAFEKLCDVIARLRSPEGCPWDREQTLETIKPYTLEETYELLEAIDSGNDEHIIEELGDLLLQIVLDAQIAADEGRFDLTHVVDRLTQKMIERHPHVFGDVAAETPDEVRRNWDQIKEQEKQRRSIFDGLPAALPALARASRVAEKAAKVGYDFPHRDMLFDKLREEIQELADEIFPDGQIPHTPATVEAEIVADTELADPELRERVEGELGDILFVVANIARRWKINPEEALRKSNSKFQERVQKIEQELERTGGSIQEASLQEMEQIYQAVKLQEKRDV, from the coding sequence ATGACAGAATCTGATTATCAATCACAGCCTGCTGGTCCCACTGGCGCGGGAGATCCCCTGCCGGGAATTCCCCCCGATTATAGCATCCTAACCCCTGCATTTGAAAAGCTTTGCGATGTAATCGCCCGTCTGCGTTCACCGGAAGGCTGTCCGTGGGATCGGGAACAGACACTGGAGACGATCAAGCCTTATACGCTGGAAGAAACCTACGAACTGCTGGAAGCCATCGATTCAGGCAATGATGAACATATCATTGAAGAACTGGGGGATCTTCTGCTGCAGATTGTACTCGACGCTCAGATTGCCGCCGACGAAGGTCGATTTGATCTGACGCACGTCGTCGATCGACTGACTCAGAAAATGATCGAACGCCATCCGCATGTGTTCGGGGATGTTGCCGCGGAGACACCGGATGAGGTGCGTCGCAACTGGGACCAGATTAAGGAACAGGAAAAGCAGCGACGTTCGATTTTTGACGGCCTGCCTGCGGCACTACCGGCATTAGCCCGGGCGTCACGCGTGGCGGAAAAAGCTGCCAAAGTGGGATACGATTTTCCGCATCGCGACATGCTGTTTGATAAACTCCGGGAAGAAATTCAGGAACTGGCGGACGAAATTTTTCCCGACGGTCAGATTCCTCATACGCCGGCCACCGTGGAGGCGGAGATCGTTGCTGACACGGAACTCGCTGACCCGGAGCTGCGTGAACGCGTGGAAGGGGAACTGGGAGACATTCTGTTCGTCGTCGCCAATATCGCCCGCCGCTGGAAGATCAATCCCGAAGAAGCGCTTCGAAAAAGCAACAGCAAGTTTCAAGAGCGCGTGCAGAAAATTGAACAGGAACTGGAGCGGACCGGTGGTTCGATTCAGGAAGCATCCCTGCAGGAAATGGAACAGATCTACCAGGCAGTCAAGCTGCAGGAAAAACGCGATGTCTGA
- a CDS encoding ornithine cyclodeaminase family protein yields the protein MAALYITEDDVRSLMDMEKSILITHKVFKELAAGRANNEPRQRVKAPGIMLHTMSAASEYLGYVGWKAYTTTRDAAQFHVAIYDQETGEMRALIEGDFLGQLRTGAASGVATEYMARPDSKVVGLFGTGLQARTQLQAICLTRKIEFVSVYSRNFEHCSKFAEEMTELCDVEVTASHSPDETAAEKDIVICATSSKTPLFDGRVLDEGTHLNVIGSNHRSRREIDRTTIKRADVIVCDDIEQCKIEAGDFMQPVDEGITDWRLMHNLCEIVAERETGRATDDQVTLFKSVGLAVEDIAMGVKVYELALEEGLGVDLPF from the coding sequence ATGGCGGCACTGTATATCACCGAAGACGACGTTCGCTCTCTGATGGACATGGAGAAATCCATATTGATCACACACAAGGTCTTCAAGGAACTGGCCGCCGGTCGAGCAAACAATGAGCCTCGACAACGGGTCAAAGCTCCCGGAATCATGTTACATACCATGTCTGCCGCCAGTGAATATCTGGGGTATGTCGGCTGGAAAGCCTATACGACCACCAGGGATGCTGCCCAGTTCCACGTTGCCATCTACGATCAGGAGACCGGCGAAATGCGGGCTTTGATCGAAGGAGATTTTCTCGGCCAGCTCCGCACCGGCGCTGCCAGTGGAGTGGCAACTGAATATATGGCGCGACCCGATTCCAAAGTCGTTGGACTGTTTGGCACCGGTCTGCAGGCACGCACACAATTGCAGGCCATCTGTTTGACCCGAAAAATTGAATTCGTGTCAGTCTACTCGCGCAACTTCGAGCATTGCAGCAAGTTTGCAGAAGAAATGACCGAGTTGTGTGATGTCGAAGTCACCGCTTCACACTCACCCGATGAAACCGCGGCGGAAAAAGATATTGTCATCTGTGCCACCAGCAGTAAAACCCCACTGTTTGACGGGCGTGTGCTTGATGAAGGGACGCATCTCAATGTGATCGGATCCAATCATCGCTCGCGACGGGAAATTGACCGTACAACCATTAAACGGGCCGACGTGATTGTCTGCGATGATATTGAACAATGCAAAATCGAAGCAGGCGACTTTATGCAGCCTGTCGACGAAGGCATTACCGACTGGCGGTTGATGCATAACCTGTGTGAGATTGTCGCTGAACGCGAAACCGGCCGGGCTACCGATGATCAGGTCACACTGTTTAAATCCGTCGGCCTGGCGGTCGAAGATATCGCCATGGGCGTCAAAGTGTATGAACTGGCCCTGGAGGAAGGGCTGGGCGTTGACTTGCCGTTTTAA
- a CDS encoding GNAT family N-acetyltransferase: MTEFRAFHNTDPPQLLRLWHAAGLGRGAAECLSNDAFEVLIFSQPYFDPEGLIVAEENGERVGFILGGFGANEEGSALDYTKGVICAVIVHPDYRRRGIGRELVRRAVEYLKSKGATEITAGPSGQRSPYLVGLYGGTRPSGFLLSDPLAAPFFESLGFESIGSTRIYQRDLLGQKPPIKFHLVTIRRKMQLNISDDYQAPNWWWLTRLGRLETLHFELASKTGEPAVASATIIGLDLYIPKWEERVIGLTDVFVNEAERGKGYGQSLLLEIARRLQDELITKLELHVDETNTVAWNVAEAVGYYQVDTGIVYQLISR; the protein is encoded by the coding sequence GTGACTGAGTTTCGCGCGTTTCATAATACCGACCCACCACAGCTGCTGAGATTATGGCATGCTGCAGGACTGGGTAGAGGAGCCGCGGAATGTCTCAGCAACGATGCCTTCGAAGTTCTGATTTTCTCACAACCCTACTTCGATCCTGAAGGGTTGATCGTTGCAGAAGAGAATGGCGAACGGGTCGGGTTTATTCTTGGCGGTTTTGGAGCCAATGAGGAAGGATCTGCGCTGGACTATACCAAGGGCGTGATCTGTGCAGTCATTGTGCACCCGGATTACCGTCGCCGTGGAATCGGTCGCGAACTGGTGCGACGCGCAGTAGAATACCTCAAATCCAAAGGAGCGACCGAGATTACTGCGGGACCTTCCGGGCAGCGATCCCCGTATCTGGTGGGCCTGTATGGGGGCACCCGTCCTTCCGGTTTTCTCCTCTCTGATCCGCTGGCGGCTCCCTTCTTCGAAAGCCTGGGTTTTGAATCAATCGGTTCAACCCGCATCTACCAGCGCGATCTGCTCGGCCAGAAACCGCCGATCAAATTTCACCTGGTCACAATCCGTCGGAAAATGCAGTTGAATATTTCCGATGATTACCAGGCGCCCAACTGGTGGTGGCTCACCCGACTGGGACGACTCGAAACGCTGCATTTTGAACTCGCTTCCAAAACTGGTGAGCCGGCTGTCGCTTCTGCCACCATCATTGGCCTGGATCTCTATATCCCCAAATGGGAAGAACGTGTAATCGGACTGACCGACGTGTTTGTGAACGAAGCGGAACGCGGCAAAGGGTATGGCCAGTCATTACTGCTGGAAATCGCCCGTCGACTGCAGGATGAACTGATCACCAAGCTCGAACTGCATGTCGACGAAACCAATACGGTTGCCTGGAATGTCGCAGAGGCAGTTGGCTACTATCAGGTTGATACTGGTATTGTATATCAACTGATTTCACGTTAG
- a CDS encoding transketolase family protein, producing MYLGEQSGLKIGQATRDAFGDALKELGDKFPGVVTVDGDVGNSTRTEVFAQAYPERAFNVGIAESNMVSVAGGLASTGHIPVVASFAAFLLCNAYDQIRMSISFPNMNVKLVGTHAGISIGEDGPSQMGIEDVSLACSLPGMVVIVTADAVSTKAATAAMLEYEGPVYLRLGRPKVSEIYSAGDTFEIGKANTVREGDDVTIIANGLMVAGAIDAATKLSEEGVSVRVIDMHTVKPLDVEAVQKAAHETGAIVVAEEHLAHGGLGSAVAMAVSQTNPVPMAYVNVGDCFAESGDPQGLLDKYGLTVAAIVEAVKKVK from the coding sequence ATGTATTTAGGCGAACAGAGTGGATTGAAAATCGGACAAGCCACCCGCGATGCGTTTGGTGATGCATTAAAAGAACTGGGTGATAAATTTCCGGGAGTTGTGACGGTAGACGGCGATGTCGGGAACTCAACCCGAACAGAAGTGTTTGCCCAGGCCTATCCGGAACGGGCCTTCAATGTCGGAATTGCAGAAAGCAACATGGTCAGTGTGGCCGGCGGTCTGGCTTCTACGGGGCATATCCCGGTGGTTGCCAGCTTCGCTGCATTCCTACTGTGTAATGCATACGACCAGATCAGAATGTCGATTTCATTTCCCAACATGAACGTCAAACTGGTAGGAACCCATGCCGGTATTTCTATCGGCGAAGATGGTCCTTCCCAGATGGGTATCGAAGATGTCTCACTGGCCTGCAGTCTGCCGGGCATGGTTGTGATTGTCACCGCTGACGCCGTTTCCACCAAAGCGGCAACCGCTGCCATGCTGGAATACGAGGGGCCTGTTTACCTGCGTCTGGGACGTCCCAAAGTATCTGAAATTTATTCCGCTGGAGATACCTTCGAGATCGGTAAAGCCAATACCGTTCGTGAAGGTGACGATGTGACGATTATCGCCAACGGTCTGATGGTCGCCGGTGCGATTGATGCTGCGACAAAACTGTCTGAAGAAGGCGTCAGTGTACGTGTCATCGACATGCATACCGTGAAACCACTGGATGTGGAAGCCGTTCAGAAAGCCGCGCATGAAACCGGCGCGATTGTCGTTGCTGAAGAACACCTCGCTCATGGTGGATTGGGATCTGCAGTCGCAATGGCAGTTTCGCAGACCAATCCGGTTCCCATGGCTTACGTTAATGTGGGTGACTGTTTCGCAGAAAGTGGAGATCCCCAGGGTCTGCTGGACAAATACGGTCTGACTGTTGCTGCGATTGTTGAAGCGGTCAAAAAAGTAAAATAA